Proteins encoded within one genomic window of Conchiformibius steedae:
- a CDS encoding LapA family protein — translation MKFFKIISLIIKLFILLLLLVLAFINTNRVNFAYLPGQEVQLPLIVVMFGMFVIGAVFGMFAMFGRILRLRSENNRLRHEVEKTARLTTQDLSAPQPIEGAHK, via the coding sequence ATGAAATTTTTTAAAATCATTTCTTTAATTATCAAGCTGTTTATTTTGCTGTTGTTGTTGGTGCTGGCATTTATCAATACCAACCGCGTTAATTTCGCCTATCTACCTGGACAGGAAGTACAACTGCCGCTGATTGTGGTGATGTTTGGTATGTTTGTGATTGGTGCGGTATTCGGCATGTTTGCCATGTTTGGGCGCATTTTGCGTTTACGAAGCGAAAACAACCGCTTGCGCCACGAAGTAGAAAAAACCGCCCGTTTGACCACCCAAGACTTGTCTGCCCCACAACCGATTGAAGGCGCACACAAATAA
- the lapB gene encoding lipopolysaccharide assembly protein LapB produces MSDWELWQLLLPIALLPVFFGMGWFAARIDMKTVLKQAKTVPTGFYGSLDAMVSRNSGKAARQLAEAVEQAQNPYEPSLTLGKLYRQRGENDKAIAMHQALLHSPDVVGERREQVQYELGLDYQSAGLVDRAERIFLDLQQSNMAKPAREVLLNIYQQDRDWEKAVSTAKLLAHDEQTYQFEIAQFYCEMAQAALFRSDWEQARTHALTALDANKKCTRANMILGDIAQKTGDYPAAVAAYTAIEKQNYAYLSMVGERLYDAYDAQGKGEEGLNVLMGYAQTFPQLDLVNVIYEKSLLLHGEAAANAAAVERVRAKPDLNGVYRLLGLQISDLNPAWKADADMMRGIVGRQLQKSLMYRCRHCHFKSQVFFWHCPACNKWETFTPNKIEV; encoded by the coding sequence ATGAGCGATTGGGAACTTTGGCAGCTGCTGCTGCCCATCGCGCTGCTGCCCGTGTTTTTCGGCATGGGCTGGTTTGCTGCGCGTATTGACATGAAAACCGTGTTAAAACAAGCCAAAACCGTGCCGACAGGCTTTTACGGCAGCTTGGATGCCATGGTGTCGCGCAACAGCGGCAAAGCCGCCCGCCAGCTTGCCGAAGCGGTGGAACAGGCACAAAACCCCTACGAACCCAGTTTAACCTTGGGCAAACTTTACCGTCAGCGCGGCGAAAACGACAAAGCCATCGCCATGCACCAAGCCCTGCTGCATTCGCCCGATGTGGTGGGCGAACGGCGCGAACAGGTTCAGTACGAATTGGGTTTGGACTATCAAAGCGCGGGTTTGGTGGACAGGGCAGAACGCATTTTTTTGGATTTGCAACAAAGCAATATGGCAAAACCTGCCCGCGAAGTGCTGTTAAACATCTACCAGCAGGACAGGGATTGGGAAAAAGCCGTTTCCACCGCCAAGCTGCTGGCGCATGATGAACAAACTTATCAGTTTGAAATCGCGCAATTTTATTGCGAAATGGCGCAAGCTGCCTTGTTCCGTTCCGATTGGGAGCAAGCCCGCACCCACGCCCTGACCGCATTAGATGCCAATAAAAAATGCACCCGTGCCAATATGATATTGGGCGATATTGCCCAAAAAACAGGCGATTACCCTGCTGCTGTCGCCGCTTATACTGCGATTGAAAAGCAGAACTACGCTTATTTGAGCATGGTGGGCGAGCGTTTGTACGATGCTTACGATGCCCAAGGCAAGGGCGAGGAAGGACTGAACGTGCTGATGGGTTACGCGCAGACTTTCCCGCAATTGGATTTGGTGAATGTGATTTATGAAAAATCGCTGCTGCTGCACGGCGAAGCCGCTGCCAATGCCGCTGCGGTGGAACGGGTACGCGCCAAGCCCGATTTAAACGGCGTTTACCGTTTATTGGGTTTACAAATCAGTGATTTGAATCCCGCTTGGAAAGCCGATGCCGACATGATGCGCGGGATTGTGGGACGACAATTGCAAAAATCGCTGATGTACCGCTGCCGCCACTGCCATTTTAAATCGCAGGTATTTTTCTGGCACTGCCCCGCATGCAATAAATGGGAAACGTTTACGCCCAACAAAATTGAGGTTTAG
- the rsgA gene encoding ribosome small subunit-dependent GTPase A, protein MKHHFFPSDAPENTAQITAAYGRRYTVRLADGTTYEASTRSKRSDFACGDFVRIGILNSAQAVIEEYLPRHSLLYRQDAWKSKLIAANVEQILIVTAAVPAPNEILLQRALIAAEAAGVEPLIVVNKTDLPETADWLARLEAYRALSYRVTTLSALHSVAELPPLLQGKSNILLGASGVGKSTLTNALLGQNHARTGDLSAALGSGKHTTTHAQLYDLDSETQLIDSPGLQEFGLHHIAAEELAQYFPEMRPLLGQCRFHNCSHRAEPACALKNAAEQGMIRAERLAFLQKLTDELKR, encoded by the coding sequence TTGAAGCACCACTTTTTTCCAAGCGATGCGCCTGAAAATACGGCACAAATTACCGCTGCTTACGGTCGCCGCTACACCGTGCGTCTGGCAGACGGCACCACTTACGAAGCCAGCACCCGCAGCAAACGCAGCGATTTTGCCTGTGGCGATTTTGTGCGTATTGGCATATTAAATAGCGCACAGGCAGTGATTGAAGAATATTTGCCGCGCCACAGCCTGCTTTACCGCCAAGATGCTTGGAAAAGCAAATTAATTGCGGCGAATGTTGAGCAGATTCTGATTGTTACGGCTGCTGTTCCCGCACCCAACGAAATCTTGTTGCAACGGGCATTGATTGCGGCGGAAGCAGCGGGCGTTGAACCCTTAATCGTTGTTAATAAAACCGATTTACCCGAAACAGCCGATTGGTTGGCGCGTTTGGAAGCGTACCGCGCCTTGTCTTACCGTGTAACGACGTTGTCGGCTTTGCATTCGGTAGCGGAACTGCCCCCGCTGTTGCAAGGCAAAAGCAATATTTTATTGGGCGCAAGCGGGGTGGGGAAATCCACGCTAACCAATGCGCTATTGGGACAAAATCACGCCCGCACGGGGGATTTATCAGCAGCTTTGGGCAGTGGCAAACACACCACCACTCACGCCCAACTGTATGATTTGGATTCGGAAACGCAGTTAATTGATTCCCCTGGTTTGCAGGAATTCGGTTTACACCACATCGCCGCAGAAGAATTGGCACAGTATTTCCCCGAAATGCGTCCGCTGTTGGGACAATGCCGTTTTCACAATTGCAGCCATCGCGCCGAACCTGCTTGCGCCCTGAAAAACGCTGCCGAACAAGGCATGATTCGCGCCGAACGGCTGGCGTTTTTGCAAAAATTGACTGACGAACTTAAGCGCTAA
- the cmk gene encoding (d)CMP kinase, whose translation MQKVIAIDGPSASGKGTVAARVAAALGYAYLDSGALYRLTALYAQNQGIEWTDEAALAQLTAELPAEFIDGRILLAGDDVSAAIRSESIGMGASAVAALPAVRTALLQRQRDFLSAQGLVADGRDIGAIVFPDAELKIFLTADAHIRAERRAKQLGLPLEGIEFERILSDIEARDEADRRRPVAPLRQLPDALLLDTSALSIEESVKKVLDWYHKK comes from the coding sequence ATGCAAAAAGTCATCGCGATTGACGGACCTTCCGCTTCGGGCAAAGGCACGGTGGCTGCCCGTGTTGCCGCCGCGTTGGGTTATGCCTATTTGGATTCGGGCGCACTCTACCGCTTAACCGCGCTTTACGCTCAAAATCAAGGCATTGAGTGGACGGATGAAGCTGCCCTCGCCCAACTCACCGCCGAACTGCCCGCCGAATTTATTGACGGGCGCATTTTATTGGCAGGCGACGACGTATCTGCCGCCATCCGCAGCGAAAGCATCGGCATGGGCGCATCTGCCGTGGCTGCCCTGCCCGCCGTCCGCACCGCCCTGCTGCAACGCCAGCGCGATTTTTTAAGCGCACAAGGCTTGGTGGCAGACGGGCGCGATATCGGCGCCATCGTTTTTCCTGATGCCGAATTGAAAATTTTTCTGACTGCCGATGCCCACATCCGCGCCGAACGCCGTGCCAAGCAATTGGGCTTACCATTAGAAGGCATTGAGTTTGAACGGATTCTATCCGATATTGAAGCACGCGACGAAGCCGACCGCCGCCGCCCCGTTGCCCCGCTGCGCCAGTTGCCCGATGCCCTGCTGCTGGATACCTCTGCATTAAGTATTGAAGAATCGGTAAAAAAAGTGCTTGATTGGTATCACAAAAAATAA
- the rpsA gene encoding 30S ribosomal protein S1 yields MENFAQLLEEYSATQEMTHGEIITAEVVEITDKFVIVNAALKSESLIDIAEFKNPQGELEVKVGDFVTVTIESVENGFGETKLSRDKARRAADWIRLEEAMEDGEILSGFINGKVKGGLTVMINSIRAFLPGSLVDIRPVKDTSHFEGKEIEFKVIKLDKKRNNVVVSRRAVLEETLGEERKALLENLQEDTIVKGIVKNITDYGAFVDLGGIDGLLHITDLAWRRVKHPSEVLEVGQEVEAKVLRFDQDKQRVSLGLKQLGEDPWDGLARRYPQGTRLFGKVSNLTDYGAFVEIEQGIEGLVHVSEMDWTNKNVHPSKVVQLGDEVEVMILDIDEDKRRISLGMKQCQANPWQDFEANYNKGDKIKGAVKSITDFGVFVGLPGNIDGLVHLSDLSWSESGEEAVRKYKKGEEVEAVVLAIDVEKERISLGIKQLEGDPFGNFISVNDKGSLVKGSVKSVEAKGALIELAEEVEGYLPASEFDSERVEDLSTKLKEGDEVEAVIITIDRKSRNIKLSVKAKDEKDNRDALKSVNAASAANAGTTSLGDLLKASLGKQ; encoded by the coding sequence ATGGAAAATTTTGCCCAGTTGCTTGAAGAGTATTCAGCCACCCAAGAAATGACCCACGGTGAAATCATCACCGCAGAAGTTGTTGAGATTACCGATAAATTCGTAATCGTCAATGCCGCATTGAAATCCGAATCGCTGATTGACATCGCCGAATTCAAAAACCCCCAAGGCGAATTGGAAGTTAAAGTAGGCGATTTTGTTACCGTTACCATCGAATCTGTTGAAAACGGCTTCGGTGAAACCAAATTGTCCCGCGACAAAGCCCGCCGCGCCGCCGATTGGATTCGTTTGGAAGAAGCCATGGAAGACGGCGAAATCCTGTCCGGCTTTATCAATGGCAAAGTAAAAGGCGGCTTGACCGTGATGATTAACAGCATCCGTGCTTTCCTGCCCGGTTCGCTGGTGGACATCCGCCCCGTAAAAGACACCTCACACTTTGAAGGCAAAGAAATTGAATTCAAAGTGATTAAATTGGACAAAAAACGCAATAACGTGGTCGTTTCCCGCCGTGCCGTGCTGGAAGAAACCTTGGGCGAAGAGCGCAAAGCCCTGCTGGAAAACCTGCAGGAAGACACCATCGTTAAAGGCATCGTGAAAAACATTACCGATTACGGTGCGTTTGTGGACTTGGGCGGCATCGACGGCTTGCTGCACATCACCGATTTGGCATGGCGCCGCGTGAAACACCCCAGCGAAGTGCTGGAAGTGGGTCAAGAAGTGGAAGCCAAAGTATTGCGCTTTGACCAAGACAAACAACGTGTTTCTCTGGGCTTGAAACAACTGGGCGAAGACCCGTGGGACGGTTTGGCTCGCCGCTATCCGCAAGGCACCCGTCTGTTCGGCAAAGTATCCAACCTGACCGACTACGGCGCGTTTGTAGAAATCGAGCAAGGCATCGAAGGTTTGGTACACGTTTCCGAAATGGACTGGACCAACAAAAACGTTCATCCGAGCAAAGTTGTTCAATTGGGCGACGAAGTAGAAGTGATGATTTTGGACATCGACGAAGACAAACGCCGCATCAGCTTGGGCATGAAACAATGTCAAGCCAACCCGTGGCAAGATTTTGAAGCCAACTACAATAAAGGCGACAAAATCAAAGGCGCGGTTAAATCCATTACCGATTTCGGCGTATTCGTGGGCTTGCCTGGTAATATCGACGGCTTGGTACACCTGTCTGATTTGTCTTGGAGCGAAAGCGGCGAAGAAGCGGTTCGCAAATACAAAAAAGGCGAAGAAGTGGAAGCCGTTGTGTTGGCCATTGATGTGGAAAAAGAACGCATTTCTTTGGGCATCAAACAACTGGAAGGCGACCCCTTCGGTAACTTTATCAGCGTAAACGACAAAGGTTCACTGGTAAAAGGTTCTGTGAAGTCTGTGGAAGCCAAAGGCGCATTGATTGAGCTGGCGGAAGAAGTGGAAGGCTACCTGCCCGCTTCCGAATTTGACAGCGAACGCGTGGAAGATTTGTCCACCAAGCTGAAAGAAGGCGATGAAGTGGAAGCGGTTATCATCACGATTGACCGTAAGAGCCGCAACATCAAACTGTCTGTTAAAGCCAAAGACGAAAAAGACAACCGCGACGCACTCAAATCCGTTAATGCGGCTTCTGCTGCCAATGCGGGTACCACCAGCTTGGGCGACTTGCTGAAAGCTTCTTTGGGTAAACAATAA
- a CDS encoding integration host factor subunit beta, producing the protein MTKSELMARLADLFMQKNSHAQLQNKDIEYSVKVLVDTMTRSLARGQRIEIRGFGSFDLNHRPARIGRNPKTGERVDVPAKYVPHFKPGKELRERVDQAAKRKG; encoded by the coding sequence ATGACCAAATCCGAACTGATGGCACGTTTGGCAGACCTGTTTATGCAAAAAAACAGCCATGCCCAACTGCAAAACAAAGACATCGAATACAGTGTCAAAGTTTTGGTAGATACCATGACACGCTCGCTGGCACGCGGTCAGCGCATTGAAATCCGCGGCTTCGGCAGCTTCGATTTAAACCACCGCCCTGCGCGTATCGGCCGCAATCCGAAAACCGGTGAGCGCGTGGACGTGCCTGCCAAATATGTCCCCCATTTCAAACCGGGCAAGGAATTGCGCGAACGCGTAGACCAAGCGGCAAAACGCAAGGGCTAA
- a CDS encoding OmpA family protein, which produces MKLFQSAIVVAVAAALGLSGCVTNPNTGERSASKTAVYGVGAAVTCGIIGAITHGSKGARNSAAACGAVGAGVGGYMDYQEKKLRESLANTGVEVAREGNQIKLTMPESVTFATGRYDLSPHAQSSLDKAAQTLAMYTDTTISIIGHTDSTGNDEINNPLSQNRANSVAQYLNSRGVAASRMSVAGRGSYQPIASNATPEGRAQNRRVEILINPKAN; this is translated from the coding sequence ATGAAACTGTTTCAATCGGCAATCGTAGTGGCTGTGGCTGCTGCTTTGGGCTTGAGCGGCTGTGTAACCAATCCGAATACCGGCGAGCGCAGCGCCAGCAAAACAGCGGTTTATGGTGTGGGCGCAGCCGTTACCTGCGGCATTATCGGCGCGATTACCCACGGCAGCAAAGGTGCGCGTAATTCGGCTGCGGCATGTGGCGCAGTGGGTGCGGGTGTAGGCGGTTACATGGACTACCAAGAGAAAAAATTGCGCGAATCGCTGGCAAATACCGGTGTGGAAGTGGCGCGTGAAGGTAATCAAATCAAGCTGACCATGCCCGAAAGCGTAACGTTTGCCACAGGACGTTATGATTTATCGCCGCACGCGCAAAGCTCTTTGGACAAAGCCGCGCAAACTTTGGCAATGTACACCGATACCACCATCAGCATCATCGGTCATACCGACAGCACAGGTAACGATGAAATCAACAATCCCTTGTCGCAAAACCGTGCCAATTCTGTGGCGCAATACCTGAACAGCCGTGGTGTGGCAGCCAGCCGCATGAGTGTGGCAGGACGCGGTTCTTATCAGCCCATTGCTTCCAATGCCACGCCTGAAGGACGCGCCCAAAACCGTCGTGTGGAAATCCTGATTAACCCCAAAGCCAACTAA
- a CDS encoding Nif3-like dinuclear metal center hexameric protein has product MSKRQDILQYCDEVLQTALFKDYAPNGLQVEGTEQVDKIITAVTASRAAIDYAAAQNAQLLLVHHGMFWKSEPVTITGWKKQRIAALLAHNINMAGYHLPLDAHPELGNNAQLAQLFDWKIEKRFGEQNLMNIGELPSSQNTLAKLLAAVAEKLGREAVFAGAPEQPLKRIAWCTGGAQGFFQTAIDAGADVYLTGEISEAQYHLANETGVAFVSAGHHATERGGIRALGEALSAQFGVECLFFDEANPA; this is encoded by the coding sequence ATGTCCAAGCGTCAAGATATTTTGCAGTATTGCGATGAAGTGTTGCAAACCGCGCTGTTTAAAGACTATGCCCCCAACGGCTTGCAGGTGGAAGGCACAGAACAGGTTGATAAAATCATTACCGCCGTGACTGCCAGCCGCGCCGCGATTGATTACGCTGCCGCCCAAAACGCCCAATTATTGCTGGTGCATCACGGTATGTTTTGGAAAAGCGAACCTGTTACCATTACGGGATGGAAAAAACAGCGTATTGCCGCGCTGTTGGCGCACAACATCAATATGGCGGGCTATCATTTGCCTTTGGACGCGCACCCCGAATTGGGCAACAACGCCCAATTGGCACAACTGTTTGATTGGAAAATTGAAAAGCGTTTTGGCGAGCAAAACCTGATGAATATCGGCGAATTGCCCAGCAGTCAGAACACGCTTGCCAAGCTGTTGGCGGCGGTGGCGGAAAAACTGGGGCGCGAAGCGGTGTTTGCAGGTGCACCCGAACAGCCTTTAAAACGGATTGCGTGGTGTACGGGCGGGGCGCAGGGCTTTTTTCAAACGGCGATTGATGCAGGCGCAGACGTGTATCTAACAGGCGAGATTTCCGAAGCGCAATATCATCTTGCCAACGAAACAGGCGTGGCGTTTGTGTCGGCGGGGCATCACGCCACCGAGCGCGGCGGTATTCGTGCTTTAGGCGAGGCTTTGTCGGCACAATTCGGTGTGGAATGCCTGTTTTTTGATGAAGCCAATCCTGCGTGA
- a CDS encoding inorganic phosphate transporter — MLQASPAAAPMRKTNTLFAVMLVVMVGYFVYWGLGYTHQNHTTLFLLATFFGVFMAFNIGGNDVANSFGTSVGAGTLTVPQALMVAAVFEVSGAVLAGGEVTATIRNGIVNLNALPMQPLDLVFIMMSALLAAALWLLFATYKGLPVSTTHSIIGGIVGSSLALGWLIPNANALALVKWEKIGAIAVSWVLSPVLGGAVSYFLFSLVKKHVLDYNDKADEALKKIKAEKKRYKEEHKRKFEDLSPEEKPRIAAAMARDAEIYSSKSDFDPSELESNYYKRLYEIESQKNTIGAYKALESWVPVISSLAGMMITAMLLFKGLQNLKLGMSTLTNTLIILMVGAFIWLATFIYARTLKRKDLAKSTFLMFSWMQVFTAAGFAFSHGANDIANAIGPFAAIMDVLRTNDIGASASIPPVAMLTFGVALVVGLWFIGKEVIQTVGKGLAELHPSSGFTAELSAATVVMAASVMGLPVSSTHILVGAVLGIGLVNKNANWQMMKPIGLAWVITLPAASLLSVGAFFALRGIFG; from the coding sequence ATGTTACAGGCTTCGCCTGCTGCTGCACCCATGCGTAAAACCAACACCCTGTTTGCGGTAATGTTGGTGGTGATGGTTGGATATTTTGTGTATTGGGGTTTGGGCTACACCCACCAAAATCATACCACGTTGTTTTTATTAGCAACGTTTTTCGGTGTGTTTATGGCGTTTAATATCGGCGGCAATGATGTCGCCAATTCTTTTGGCACATCGGTGGGTGCCGGCACGCTTACCGTTCCGCAAGCGCTGATGGTGGCGGCGGTGTTTGAAGTCAGTGGCGCGGTGCTGGCAGGCGGCGAAGTAACTGCCACCATCCGCAACGGCATCGTCAATCTCAACGCCCTCCCCATGCAGCCTTTGGATTTGGTATTTATTATGATGTCCGCGCTGTTGGCTGCTGCGCTGTGGCTGCTGTTTGCCACTTATAAAGGGCTGCCCGTTTCCACCACCCATTCCATTATTGGCGGCATTGTCGGCAGCTCGCTGGCATTGGGCTGGCTGATTCCCAATGCCAATGCCTTGGCATTGGTGAAATGGGAAAAAATTGGCGCGATTGCTGTCTCGTGGGTGTTGTCGCCTGTGCTGGGCGGTGCAGTTTCCTACTTCCTGTTTTCATTGGTCAAAAAACACGTTTTGGACTACAACGACAAAGCCGATGAAGCCCTCAAAAAAATCAAAGCCGAGAAAAAACGTTATAAAGAAGAACATAAAAGAAAATTTGAAGACCTTTCCCCCGAAGAAAAACCGCGTATTGCCGCCGCCATGGCACGCGATGCCGAGATTTACTCGTCCAAATCCGATTTTGACCCTTCCGAGTTAGAATCCAATTACTACAAACGCTTATACGAAATTGAAAGCCAAAAAAACACCATTGGCGCATACAAAGCCCTAGAATCGTGGGTGCCTGTGATTTCCTCGCTGGCAGGCATGATGATTACCGCCATGCTGCTGTTTAAAGGCTTGCAAAACCTCAAACTGGGCATGAGCACCCTAACCAACACTTTGATTATCTTGATGGTGGGCGCGTTTATTTGGTTGGCAACCTTTATTTACGCACGCACACTCAAGCGCAAAGATTTGGCAAAATCCACCTTTTTGATGTTTTCGTGGATGCAGGTGTTTACTGCTGCGGGTTTTGCGTTTAGCCACGGTGCCAACGATATTGCCAACGCCATCGGTCCGTTTGCTGCGATTATGGACGTGCTGCGTACCAACGATATTGGCGCGAGTGCATCTATTCCCCCTGTTGCCATGCTGACTTTTGGCGTGGCGCTGGTGGTGGGTTTATGGTTTATCGGTAAAGAAGTGATTCAAACCGTGGGTAAAGGCTTGGCGGAATTACATCCTTCGTCTGGCTTTACCGCCGAATTGTCTGCCGCTACGGTGGTGATGGCGGCTTCGGTGATGGGTTTGCCCGTATCCAGCACGCATATTTTGGTGGGCGCGGTTTTGGGCATCGGTTTGGTGAATAAAAATGCCAATTGGCAAATGATGAAACCCATTGGTTTGGCGTGGGTGATTACCCTGCCTGCCGCATCGCTGCTGTCGGTGGGTGCGTTCTTTGCCTTGCGTGGAATCTTTGGCTGA
- the tadA gene encoding tRNA adenosine(34) deaminase TadA, whose translation MLDIFPPLPKQVQTNLAHFGIRNAQDLRHADPCRVFLLLKQNGGITKRVFWQLVALAQGLEHTAQLSDSARTLWEQRLRDCPPVALFPPPNEMEKWMRVALLEAKRAGEAGEIPVGAVVVHKGNIIAGAGNACIARNSVGAHAEILALEKAGKMLHNYRLNDCDVYVSLEPCCMCASALIQARVRRVIYAAPEPKTGAAGSITNLFALKTLNAHTAVLGGIMAEQSQELMRSFFRQRRQRPCIPEAEEAQTSSPEQPDKEPT comes from the coding sequence ATGTTGGATATTTTTCCACCCCTGCCCAAACAGGTTCAAACCAATTTGGCGCACTTTGGTATCCGCAACGCACAAGACTTGCGCCATGCCGACCCCTGCCGTGTGTTTTTACTGCTCAAGCAAAATGGTGGCATCACCAAGCGCGTGTTTTGGCAATTGGTTGCCTTGGCGCAAGGCTTGGAACACACGGCACAATTAAGCGATTCCGCTCGCACCCTTTGGGAACAACGCCTGCGCGACTGTCCGCCTGTTGCCCTGTTCCCCCCGCCCAATGAAATGGAAAAATGGATGCGCGTGGCACTGCTGGAAGCCAAACGCGCAGGCGAAGCGGGCGAAATCCCCGTGGGTGCGGTGGTGGTGCATAAGGGCAACATCATCGCAGGCGCGGGCAACGCCTGTATCGCCCGCAACAGCGTGGGCGCACACGCCGAAATCCTCGCTTTGGAAAAAGCAGGCAAAATGCTGCACAATTACCGTTTGAACGACTGCGATGTGTATGTGAGCCTAGAGCCTTGCTGTATGTGTGCATCTGCCTTGATACAGGCACGAGTGCGCCGCGTGATTTACGCTGCGCCCGAGCCCAAAACTGGCGCGGCGGGCAGCATTACCAATCTGTTTGCCCTAAAAACGCTTAACGCCCACACCGCCGTACTCGGCGGCATTATGGCAGAGCAGTCGCAAGAACTGATGCGCAGCTTTTTCCGCCAACGCCGTCAGCGTCCCTGCATCCCAGAAGCCGAAGAAGCGCAAACATCGTCCCCCGAACAACCCGACAAGGAACCGACATGA
- a CDS encoding SixA phosphatase family protein: MTLNLILWRHAEAEEAQADGRDLPRTLTRKGHKQAKKAAAYLRGKLPADTRIYVSQAARSQQTADSLGKAFKDYHITPALNPDVDARTLPALIKNLGSEGHALIVGHQPWIGQLCAFLLNGNWAQPHIWSVKKGAFWWFQIKYDTEDKLHAKLKMVLAPADLDELPTPSNK, translated from the coding sequence ATGACTCTCAACCTGATTTTATGGCGGCACGCCGAAGCCGAAGAAGCCCAAGCAGACGGGCGCGACCTGCCGCGCACCCTTACCCGCAAAGGACACAAACAGGCAAAAAAAGCCGCAGCCTATCTGCGTGGCAAACTGCCTGCCGACACCCGCATTTACGTTTCCCAAGCCGCCCGCAGCCAGCAAACCGCCGACAGCTTGGGCAAAGCCTTTAAAGATTACCACATTACCCCCGCGCTCAATCCCGATGTAGATGCCCGCACCCTGCCCGCGCTGATTAAGAACCTCGGCAGCGAAGGACACGCCCTCATTGTCGGACACCAGCCGTGGATAGGACAGCTTTGCGCCTTTCTGCTAAACGGCAATTGGGCGCAACCGCATATTTGGTCGGTAAAAAAAGGCGCGTTTTGGTGGTTTCAAATCAAATACGACACAGAAGATAAACTGCATGCCAAATTAAAAATGGTGCTTGCCCCCGCCGATTTAGACGAATTGCCCACCCCATCCAACAAATAA